In the genome of Prosthecobacter algae, one region contains:
- a CDS encoding YkgJ family cysteine cluster protein, producing the protein MSTQPFLDKSKPYYQCQRCGNCCRWPGDVNVTSEEATAIAAYIGMDEAEFIRDCTRLNANRTGLSIIDKPNGECLFLDGLNTCRIQKVKPLQCSGFPNVWSFPGWREKCEAIEVSV; encoded by the coding sequence ATGAGCACACAGCCCTTTCTTGACAAATCCAAGCCCTATTACCAGTGCCAGCGCTGCGGCAACTGCTGCCGCTGGCCCGGAGATGTCAATGTGACGTCTGAAGAGGCGACAGCGATTGCTGCCTACATCGGCATGGACGAGGCTGAGTTCATCCGTGATTGCACTCGCCTCAATGCAAACCGCACGGGGCTTTCCATCATTGATAAGCCCAATGGCGAGTGTTTGTTTCTGGATGGGCTGAACACCTGCCGGATCCAGAAGGTGAAGCCGCTGCAATGCTCCGGATTTCCGAATGTGTGGAGTTTCCCCGGCTGGCGGGAAAAGTGTGAGGCCATTGAGGTCTCCGTTTAG
- the pyrH gene encoding UMP kinase, producing the protein MTGQINTYMGDHTGNRKFRRVLLKLSGEALREPGSTDNISPPIVEDIAAQIKAAHQTGLEIALVVGGGNFWRGVSASNKGMERATADYMGMLATVMNSLAVQSMLEAMDVPTRVQSAIEMKNVAEPFIRRVAMRHLELGRVVIFAAGTGNPFFSTDTTAALRASEIGADCVFKATKVDGIYCSDPNKNPDAVRYDNISFHECLTKQLKVMDATAFSLCMENNMPIIVFSMNEQDNIRRALIGEPMGTLVNANGKV; encoded by the coding sequence ATGACGGGCCAAATCAACACCTACATGGGCGATCACACAGGCAACCGGAAATTCAGGCGCGTACTTCTCAAACTCAGCGGTGAGGCTCTTCGGGAGCCCGGCAGCACCGATAACATTTCGCCTCCAATTGTGGAGGACATCGCGGCCCAGATCAAAGCCGCCCACCAGACAGGCTTGGAAATCGCCCTCGTCGTCGGCGGTGGCAACTTCTGGCGTGGCGTCAGTGCTAGCAACAAAGGCATGGAGCGAGCCACGGCGGACTACATGGGCATGCTGGCCACGGTGATGAATTCCCTGGCGGTGCAGTCCATGCTGGAGGCCATGGATGTGCCGACACGCGTGCAGAGCGCCATCGAGATGAAAAACGTGGCCGAGCCCTTCATCCGCCGCGTGGCCATGCGCCACCTGGAATTGGGCCGTGTGGTGATCTTTGCCGCAGGCACAGGCAACCCCTTCTTTTCCACCGATACCACGGCCGCGCTGCGTGCCAGCGAAATCGGGGCCGACTGCGTTTTCAAGGCTACCAAGGTGGATGGCATCTACTGCTCCGACCCGAACAAGAACCCGGACGCGGTGCGCTATGACAACATCAGCTTCCACGAGTGCCTGACGAAACAGCTCAAGGTGATGGATGCGACGGCATTTTCACTCTGCATGGAAAACAACATGCCGATCATCGTCTTCAGCATGAACGAGCAGGACAACATCCGCCGCGCCCTCATTGGTGAGCCGATGGGCACTCTGGTGAATGCGAACGGCAAGGTGTGA